A section of the Carya illinoinensis cultivar Pawnee chromosome 12, C.illinoinensisPawnee_v1, whole genome shotgun sequence genome encodes:
- the LOC122289324 gene encoding uncharacterized protein LOC122289324: protein MELFKSLGFSGASLAKMPTKFPTVLESDAYTAVDFFRANGFSDMRIKTLTMKCPELYTYNAQKILKPKLGFFKSLGLPDLEITKLLSASPNVLRTSLEKQIIPCVQELRRILGTDENVLKVIKAYFEVIRINVVEMLQPNIATLISHGVPQSLVFKLFFIRPRPLNIYSNRFSEIVSDVMKLGFEPNCLQFIVAIGSMAQNSKTLWELKVQAFRSFGLSEDEIYAAFKRQPLCMALSEKKIKKMMDFFMNKLKMKPSVISNCPNLLLHSLQKRIIPRCSVLQLLMLKGLIKEDTNVVYMVTKAEKNFMERFVSKYQSEVPDVVRAHQGKIEFQGLPVAMEM, encoded by the coding sequence ATGGAGTTGTTTAAATCCTTAGGGTTCTCTGGCGCTAGCCTCGCCAAAATGCCCACCAAATTCCCAACTGTGCTAGAAAGTGATGCGTACACTGCTGTTGATTTTTTTAGAGCAAATGGTTTTAGTGATATGCGAATAAAAACATTGACTATGAAGTGTCCCGAACTTTATACTTATAATGCTCAAAAGATTCTTAAGCCAAAGTTGGGGTTTTTCAAATCGTTAGGCTTGCCAGATCTTGAAATTACAAAGCTTTTATCTGCATCGCCTAATGTTCTGCGAACGAGCCTCGAAAAACAAATCATTCCGTGTGTTCAAGAGCTTAGGCGGATTCTTGGCACCGACGAGAATGTCTTAAAGGTTATAAAGGCATACTTTGAAGTAATTAGAATAAACGTTGTAGAAATGCTACAGCCCAACATCGCTACTCTGATAAGCCATGGTGTTCCCCAATCATTAGTTTTCAAACTCTTCTTTATAAGACCACGGCCACTGAATATCTATAGCAATCGATTTAGTGAGATTGTTAGTGACGTTATGAAATTAGGTTTTGAACCCAATTGTCTACAATTTATTGTTGCCATTGGGTCCATGGCACAAAATAGTAAAACATTGTGGGAGCTGAAGGTGCAAGCTTTTAGGAGTTTTGGTTTGTCAGAGGATGAGATTTACGCAGCATTCAAGCGGCAACCCTTGTGTATGGCTCTTTCggagaagaagatcaagaaaatgatggatttcTTTATGAACAAACTGAAGATGAAGCCTTCTGTGATCTCCAATTGTCCGAATCTTCTACTGCATAGCTTGCAGAAGCGAATTATTCCAAGGTGTTCAGTTCTGCAACTTTTGATGTTGAAGGGTTTGATCAAGGAAGATACTAACGTTGTTTATATGGTTACAAAGGCTGAGAAGAACTTCATGGAGAGATTTGTGAGCAAGTATCAATCTGAGGTTCCTGATGTTGTTAGAGCACACCAAGGGAAGATAGAATTTCAAGGGCTCCCCGTAGCCATGGAAATGTGA